The Phycisphaerae bacterium genome has a segment encoding these proteins:
- a CDS encoding lysophospholipid acyltransferase family protein, which translates to MDNVSLYWRFLRFLCRWQTILQFKVRVHGVRKVPREGPVLLVCNHQSHMDPVLVSMALPRESCYMGRDTLWANKWFARLITSLNAFPVKRNTADLGAIKESLRRLKNGMSLVVFPEGTRTPDGRIHPMLPGLASIAKKALVPIVPVLIDGMYQAWPKGSPLPRTGNVIIQYGELIRPAEYAGLSAEELVRLLRERLIRMQHRLHQSLPERRLPWYTARPDVFGVEPPGATVTPAPADDGTNLAGQKANLSGSRNRAPIPKRPGASAR; encoded by the coding sequence ATGGATAACGTGAGTCTCTACTGGAGGTTTCTGCGGTTCTTGTGCCGCTGGCAGACTATTCTGCAGTTCAAGGTGCGCGTTCACGGCGTGCGCAAGGTTCCGCGCGAAGGGCCGGTTCTGCTGGTCTGCAACCACCAAAGCCACATGGATCCCGTGCTGGTCTCGATGGCCCTGCCCCGCGAAAGCTGCTACATGGGTCGCGATACCCTATGGGCCAATAAGTGGTTCGCCAGGCTGATTACCTCGCTGAACGCCTTTCCGGTCAAGCGGAACACGGCCGACCTCGGGGCGATCAAGGAATCACTGCGAAGGCTCAAGAACGGCATGTCGCTGGTGGTGTTTCCGGAAGGTACCCGTACCCCCGACGGCCGCATTCATCCCATGCTTCCCGGCCTGGCCTCGATCGCCAAGAAAGCCTTGGTGCCAATCGTGCCGGTCCTGATCGACGGCATGTACCAGGCTTGGCCGAAGGGATCGCCGTTGCCACGAACGGGCAACGTCATCATCCAATACGGCGAGCTCATTCGGCCCGCTGAGTACGCCGGCCTTTCCGCGGAGGAACTGGTGCGACTCCTGCGCGAACGTCTGATCCGTATGCAACATCGTTTGCACCAGAGCCTGCCGGAGCGAAGGTTGCCCTGGTACACGGCCCGGCCCGACGTGTTCGGGGTGGAACCGCCGGGCGCGACTGTGACACCGGCCCCCGCAGACGACGGAACGAACCTGGCCGGT
- the cmk gene encoding (d)CMP kinase, translating into MIITIDGPAGSGKSTAARKLAAAMQIPYLDTGAMYRAIALKALDKGIPLDRPDELVAMAESTDIRLDCGPTYVRVVMDGRDVSEDIRSMRVSEYTSQIAQTPGIRRVLVEKQRQIGRQLGSLVTEGRDQGSVVFPDADVKFLVDAEDSKRAERRYHEMLADGEEVRLEDVLANIRLRDNNDQAQWAPLLASGEAVRIDTTDMTIAQVVARMQEEIRRRRPAGEKTP; encoded by the coding sequence ATGATCATTACCATCGACGGCCCTGCCGGTTCGGGGAAATCCACTGCCGCGCGCAAGCTGGCGGCGGCCATGCAGATTCCGTATCTCGACACCGGCGCGATGTACCGGGCCATTGCCCTCAAGGCACTGGACAAAGGCATACCGCTCGACAGGCCTGATGAACTTGTCGCCATGGCGGAGTCCACTGACATCCGCCTCGACTGCGGCCCCACCTACGTTCGCGTGGTCATGGACGGGCGTGATGTCAGCGAGGATATCCGCAGCATGCGGGTCAGCGAGTACACCAGTCAGATTGCCCAGACTCCCGGGATCCGCCGGGTGCTGGTTGAGAAACAAAGGCAGATCGGCCGACAGCTCGGTTCCCTGGTCACCGAAGGCCGCGACCAGGGCAGCGTGGTCTTTCCCGATGCCGACGTGAAATTCCTGGTCGATGCAGAGGACAGCAAACGAGCGGAACGCCGTTACCACGAGATGCTTGCCGACGGTGAAGAGGTTCGGCTGGAAGACGTCCTGGCCAATATCCGGCTGCGCGACAACAATGACCAGGCACAGTGGGCTCCGCTGCTGGCCTCGGGTGAAGCGGTGCGAATTGACACCACCGACATGACCATCGCCCAGGTTGTCGCACGGATGCAGGAGGAGATCCGCCGTCGGCGGCCTGCGGGGGAAAAGACACCCTGA